The following are encoded in a window of Aquipuribacter nitratireducens genomic DNA:
- a CDS encoding LacI family DNA-binding transcriptional regulator, producing MSAGRVTITDVARTAGVSVATVSKVINGRYGVAAATTERVQQVIDTLGYESSLVARSLRSHRTNVVGILVAEFEPFSTEILKGASAAIAGTGYELLAYSGGGRHGSEVGWEKRYLSRLSGTLIDGAVLVTPTVVDPDGGVPVVAIDPHTGPADMPTVDSDNLAGAVLAVEHLLALGHRRIGHLGGRPDLESSRLRELGYRQALQAAGVTVDPALVRVGGYASDTATGPARELLSLPERPTALFAANDTSALAAVEVALELGLRVPEDVSVVGFDNVPESALSRPPLTTVAQPMQRMGREAVELLLHLLDGSGEERATHVRLPTELVARASTRAI from the coding sequence GTGAGCGCTGGCCGGGTGACCATCACCGACGTCGCCCGGACCGCCGGGGTGTCGGTCGCGACGGTGTCGAAGGTCATCAACGGCCGCTACGGGGTGGCCGCCGCGACCACCGAGCGCGTGCAGCAGGTCATCGACACCCTCGGCTACGAGTCGAGCCTCGTGGCGAGGAGCCTGCGCAGCCACCGCACCAACGTGGTCGGGATCCTCGTCGCGGAGTTCGAACCCTTCAGCACGGAGATCCTCAAGGGCGCCTCGGCGGCCATCGCCGGCACGGGCTACGAGCTGCTCGCGTACTCCGGCGGCGGCCGCCACGGCAGCGAGGTCGGGTGGGAGAAGCGCTACCTGTCGCGGCTGTCGGGGACCCTCATCGACGGCGCGGTCCTCGTGACGCCGACCGTCGTCGACCCGGACGGCGGGGTCCCCGTCGTCGCGATCGACCCCCACACCGGTCCGGCGGACATGCCGACCGTCGACTCCGACAACCTCGCGGGCGCGGTCCTCGCCGTCGAGCACCTCCTCGCGCTGGGGCACCGGCGCATCGGCCACCTCGGCGGTCGTCCCGACCTCGAGTCGTCGCGGCTGCGCGAGCTCGGCTACCGGCAGGCGCTGCAGGCGGCGGGCGTCACGGTCGACCCGGCGCTCGTGCGGGTCGGCGGCTACGCCAGCGACACCGCGACCGGGCCCGCCCGCGAGCTGCTCAGCCTCCCTGAGCGCCCCACCGCGCTGTTCGCCGCGAACGACACCTCGGCGCTCGCCGCCGTCGAGGTCGCGCTCGAGCTCGGGCTGCGCGTGCCGGAGGACGTCTCCGTCGTCGGCTTCGACAACGTGCCCGAGTCGGCCCTGTCGCGCCCGCCCCTCACCACCGTCGCGCAGCCGATGCAGCGCATGGGACGCGAGGCGGTCGAGCTCCTGCTCCACCTGCTCGACGGCAGCGGCGAGGAGCGTGCGACCCACGTCCGGCTGCCGACCGAGCTCGTCGCGCGCGCGTCGACGCGCGCGATCTGA
- a CDS encoding L-threonylcarbamoyladenylate synthase, producing MARYFDVHPVDPQPRAVAQVAAMVRDDDALVAYPTDSSYALGCRLDSRTGPERIRRVRGLDDRHHFTLVCADFAQLGQLVQLDNAAFRAVKAATPGPWTFILRATKEVPRRLHHPRKKTVGVRIPDHPFVSALLRELGEPLLSSTLLLPGHDDPPTDGWAVKEELDAVVDAVVDAGDCGTEPTTVVDLSDGVPEVVRVGAGDPARFGWAAEG from the coding sequence ATGGCCCGCTACTTCGACGTGCACCCGGTCGACCCGCAGCCTCGCGCCGTCGCGCAGGTGGCTGCGATGGTCCGCGACGACGACGCCCTCGTCGCCTACCCGACGGACTCCAGCTACGCCCTCGGCTGCAGGCTCGACAGCCGTACCGGGCCCGAGCGCATCCGCCGCGTCCGCGGCCTCGACGACCGGCACCACTTCACGCTCGTCTGCGCCGACTTCGCCCAGCTCGGCCAGCTCGTCCAGCTCGACAACGCGGCCTTCCGGGCGGTGAAGGCGGCCACGCCGGGTCCGTGGACGTTCATCCTCCGCGCGACGAAGGAGGTCCCGCGGCGGCTGCACCACCCGAGGAAGAAGACCGTCGGGGTCCGGATCCCGGACCACCCGTTCGTGTCGGCGCTCCTGCGCGAGCTCGGCGAGCCGCTGCTCAGCAGCACGCTCCTGCTGCCCGGCCACGACGACCCGCCGACCGACGGCTGGGCGGTCAAGGAGGAGCTCGACGCGGTCGTCGACGCGGTGGTCGACGCCGGGGACTGCGGGACCGAGCCGACCACCGTCGTCGACCTGTCCGACGGCGTGCCCGAGGTCGTGCGGGTGGGCGCCGGGGACCCCGCCCGCTTCGGCTGGGCGGCCGAGGGGTAG
- a CDS encoding endo-1,4-beta-xylanase — MTDLSHRLVEQVVQVQRADGSPLAHTDVDVEQRRHAVAFGCTGFDAPGLPGDPALERLWLDLFDTATLPFYWGRHEPVRGEPRTEELLDLAHWFAERGVRLKGHPLAWHTLAPAWLAPLTTDEVEQALRARIRREVDAFRGLVTTWDAINEVVIMPVFDNEAALEGGGQPPSAITRLCRERGRVATVRLAFDEARAADPTATLLLNDFDMSTAFECLVEAVLEGGVQVDAIGLQSHMHQGWWGEEPTRAVLDRFARYGLPLHMTETTLLSGDLMPPEVDDLNDYQPEVWPSTPEGEARQAEELVRHYTTLMAHPAVEAVTYWGLTDAGAWLGAPAGLVRHDGTPKPAYDALRALVRDEWWHPRRTYRTDATGRLRLRGWRGEYSLRVEEAGGAAAATFVLGDDGVVVRPG, encoded by the coding sequence GTGACCGACCTCTCGCACCGTCTCGTCGAGCAGGTCGTGCAGGTGCAGCGCGCCGACGGGTCACCGCTGGCCCACACCGACGTCGACGTCGAGCAGCGTCGCCACGCCGTCGCCTTCGGCTGCACGGGCTTCGACGCCCCCGGGCTGCCGGGGGACCCGGCTCTCGAGCGGCTGTGGCTCGACCTGTTCGACACCGCGACGCTGCCGTTCTACTGGGGCAGGCACGAACCGGTCCGGGGCGAGCCGCGCACGGAGGAGCTGCTCGACCTGGCGCACTGGTTCGCCGAGCGCGGCGTCCGGCTCAAGGGGCACCCCCTCGCGTGGCACACGCTCGCACCGGCCTGGCTCGCGCCGCTCACGACCGACGAGGTCGAGCAGGCGCTGCGGGCGCGCATCCGGCGCGAGGTCGACGCCTTCCGTGGCCTCGTCACGACGTGGGACGCGATCAACGAGGTCGTCATCATGCCGGTCTTCGACAACGAGGCCGCGCTCGAGGGCGGCGGCCAGCCGCCCAGCGCGATCACCCGGCTGTGCCGCGAGCGAGGGCGCGTCGCGACCGTCCGCCTCGCCTTCGACGAGGCCCGCGCCGCCGACCCCACCGCGACGCTCCTCCTCAACGACTTCGACATGTCGACCGCCTTCGAGTGCCTCGTCGAGGCCGTGCTCGAGGGCGGGGTGCAGGTCGACGCGATCGGCCTGCAGAGCCACATGCACCAGGGGTGGTGGGGCGAGGAGCCGACACGCGCCGTCCTCGACCGCTTCGCCCGCTACGGGCTCCCTCTCCACATGACGGAGACGACGCTGCTGTCCGGCGACCTCATGCCCCCGGAGGTCGACGACCTCAACGACTACCAGCCGGAGGTGTGGCCCTCGACGCCGGAGGGCGAGGCACGTCAGGCCGAGGAGCTCGTCCGGCACTACACGACGCTCATGGCGCACCCGGCGGTGGAGGCGGTGACGTACTGGGGACTCACCGACGCGGGGGCGTGGCTCGGCGCCCCCGCGGGCCTCGTCCGCCACGACGGGACGCCGAAGCCGGCGTACGACGCGCTGCGCGCCCTGGTCCGGGACGAGTGGTGGCACCCGCGGCGGACCTACCGGACCGACGCGACGGGCCGGCTCCGGCTGCGTGGCTGGCGCGGGGAGTACTCGCTCCGGGTCGAGGAGGCGGGCGGCGCGGCCGCCGCGACGTTCGTGCTCGGCGACGACGGCGTCGTGGTGCGTCCTGGCTGA
- a CDS encoding ABC transporter substrate-binding protein: MTRNRTLFAAAALGLSATLVAACGGDDATTAGGGASEAAGGSSGEDVTLTWWHNGNNDPALGYWQGIADEYEAQNPNVSIEISALQNEDLRTRLTAALQSNDPPDLFQQWGGGEMQQQVESGLLMDLTDEIPDAIEPVGGSAAGWTVDDRVYGLPFSLGVVGVWYNQALFEEAGISETPETLEEFLSVTAQLKDAGITPVAVGAADKWPAAHWWYYAAVRECDQDTLEEAGQTFDFSDPCFVRAGEVVQEIVEAEPFNEGYLGTSAQQGATSSAGLLATGEVAMELMGHWNPSVMEGLTEDGTGLGEDLGWFPFPTTDGEGDPTAALGGGDGFSCSAQAPPECADFLAFVMSPENQEGFGGTGIGIPTVAGTQEAVADENLAVLADYRDEAPYVQLYLDTAYGPNVGGALNDAVALLFAGEATPEDVVEAVEAAAATQ, encoded by the coding sequence ATGACGAGGAACCGCACCCTCTTCGCCGCCGCGGCCCTGGGCCTCAGCGCCACGCTCGTGGCCGCCTGCGGTGGCGACGACGCAACGACCGCCGGAGGTGGCGCCAGCGAGGCCGCCGGGGGCAGCAGTGGCGAGGACGTCACGCTGACGTGGTGGCACAACGGCAACAACGACCCCGCCCTCGGCTACTGGCAGGGGATCGCTGACGAGTACGAGGCGCAGAACCCCAACGTCTCCATCGAGATCAGCGCCCTGCAGAACGAGGACCTGCGCACGCGCCTCACGGCCGCGCTGCAGTCCAACGACCCGCCCGACCTGTTCCAGCAGTGGGGCGGCGGCGAGATGCAGCAGCAGGTCGAGTCCGGCCTGCTCATGGACCTCACCGACGAGATCCCCGACGCGATCGAGCCCGTCGGTGGCTCCGCGGCCGGCTGGACCGTCGACGACCGGGTGTACGGCCTGCCGTTCTCCCTCGGCGTCGTGGGCGTCTGGTACAACCAGGCGCTCTTCGAGGAGGCGGGCATCAGCGAGACCCCCGAGACCCTCGAGGAGTTCCTCTCCGTCACCGCGCAGCTGAAGGACGCCGGTATCACGCCGGTCGCCGTCGGCGCCGCCGACAAGTGGCCGGCCGCCCACTGGTGGTACTACGCCGCGGTCCGCGAGTGCGACCAGGACACGCTCGAGGAGGCCGGCCAGACCTTCGACTTCTCCGACCCGTGCTTCGTGCGCGCCGGCGAGGTCGTCCAGGAGATCGTCGAGGCCGAGCCGTTCAACGAGGGCTACCTCGGCACGTCCGCCCAGCAGGGCGCGACGAGCTCCGCGGGCCTCCTCGCGACCGGCGAGGTCGCCATGGAGCTCATGGGCCACTGGAACCCCAGCGTCATGGAGGGGCTCACCGAGGACGGCACGGGCCTCGGCGAGGACCTCGGCTGGTTCCCGTTCCCGACGACCGACGGCGAGGGCGACCCCACCGCGGCCCTCGGTGGCGGTGACGGCTTCTCCTGCTCGGCGCAGGCGCCGCCGGAGTGCGCGGACTTCCTCGCCTTCGTCATGAGCCCGGAGAACCAGGAGGGCTTCGGCGGCACCGGCATCGGCATCCCGACCGTCGCCGGCACGCAGGAGGCGGTCGCCGACGAGAACCTCGCGGTCCTCGCCGACTACCGCGACGAGGCGCCGTACGTCCAGCTGTACCTCGACACCGCCTACGGCCCCAACGTCGGAGGCGCCCTCAACGACGCCGTCGCCCTCCTCTTCGCGGGCGAGGCGACCCCCGAGGACGTCGTCGAGGCGGTCGAGGCCGCCGCCGCCACGCAGTGA
- a CDS encoding carbohydrate ABC transporter permease yields the protein MPTHTPVTPGRATARPGGPARARRGSTGNDWRRRAEVALLVLPALALFLTFVLVPMVQAAYYSLFNWNGLEALDDFIGFGNYSLALGDPVFRDAIGHNLLIVVLSILIQLPLGLGIALLLNRDIRGRGVLRTLIFVPYVLAEVVAGVIWLLMLQPNGVVDEAMASVGLGGLRQLWLGDPDVVLFTLMVVLTWKYVGFAIILFLAGLQGVPQELHEAAALDGASWWQTQWNITIPLLGPTIRIWVFLSMIGSLQLFDMVWIMTGGGPANASSTMVTYLISQGFERFRFGYGSAVAVILFAVSFLLAITYQQLVMRRDTAPTSGRVR from the coding sequence GTGCCGACTCACACCCCGGTGACCCCCGGCCGCGCGACCGCGCGGCCGGGGGGCCCGGCCCGGGCCCGGCGCGGGTCGACGGGCAACGACTGGCGCAGGCGTGCCGAGGTCGCCCTGCTCGTGCTCCCGGCCCTCGCGCTGTTCCTCACGTTCGTCCTCGTCCCGATGGTCCAGGCCGCGTACTACAGCCTCTTCAACTGGAACGGGCTGGAGGCGCTCGACGACTTCATCGGGTTCGGGAACTACTCCCTCGCCCTCGGCGACCCCGTGTTCCGGGACGCGATCGGGCACAACCTGCTCATCGTCGTCCTGTCGATCCTCATCCAGCTCCCGCTCGGGCTGGGGATCGCGCTGCTGCTCAACCGCGACATCCGCGGCCGCGGGGTCCTGCGGACGCTGATCTTCGTGCCGTACGTCCTCGCCGAGGTCGTCGCCGGGGTCATCTGGCTCCTGATGCTCCAGCCGAACGGTGTCGTCGACGAGGCGATGGCCTCGGTCGGGCTCGGCGGCCTCCGCCAGCTGTGGCTCGGCGACCCCGACGTCGTCCTGTTCACGCTCATGGTCGTGCTGACGTGGAAGTACGTCGGCTTCGCGATCATCCTGTTCCTCGCCGGCCTCCAGGGCGTCCCGCAGGAGCTGCACGAGGCGGCCGCCCTCGACGGCGCCTCCTGGTGGCAGACGCAGTGGAACATCACCATCCCCCTGCTCGGGCCCACCATCCGGATCTGGGTCTTCCTGTCGATGATCGGCTCGCTGCAGCTGTTCGACATGGTGTGGATCATGACCGGCGGCGGCCCGGCGAACGCGAGCAGCACGATGGTCACCTACCTGATCTCGCAGGGCTTCGAGCGGTTCCGCTTCGGCTACGGCAGCGCCGTCGCCGTCATCCTCTTCGCGGTCTCGTTCCTGCTCGCCATCACCTACCAGCAGCTCGTCATGCGACGCGACACCGCGCCGACGAGCGGGAGAGTGCGATGA
- a CDS encoding acetylxylan esterase, whose translation MHTDLPLEELRVRRSAVVEPADFDDFWARTLDEARRADDEAPRLAPVSHPLRTLVVDDVTFPGFAGEPVRAWFRRPARADGRLPVVVEHVGYGGGRGHVLDGLAWASAGFAHLLVDSRGQGAGWSRGDTPDPHGSGPAVPGVMTRGIEDPETYYYRRYLTDAVRAVDATRRLPGVDPDRLAVVGTSQAGAAALAVAGLRDDVAAVVAQVPFLCDVPRAITVTDESPYREVADYLARHRDREEQVLRTLSYVDGVVMARRATAPARFSVALMDAVTPPSTVFAAHNEYGGPARLRVWPYNGHEAGEADDLAESIAFVSDVLGSPA comes from the coding sequence GTGCACACCGACCTGCCCCTGGAGGAGCTGCGCGTCCGCCGGAGCGCGGTCGTGGAGCCGGCCGACTTCGACGACTTCTGGGCACGGACCCTCGACGAGGCCCGCCGTGCCGACGACGAAGCACCTCGGCTCGCGCCGGTCTCCCACCCGCTCCGCACGCTCGTGGTCGACGACGTCACGTTCCCCGGCTTCGCCGGCGAGCCGGTGCGGGCGTGGTTCCGCCGCCCGGCCCGCGCCGACGGGCGCCTGCCGGTCGTCGTCGAGCACGTCGGCTACGGCGGCGGTCGTGGGCACGTCCTCGACGGCCTCGCGTGGGCCTCGGCCGGCTTCGCCCACCTCCTCGTCGACAGCCGCGGCCAGGGAGCGGGCTGGAGCCGCGGCGACACCCCCGACCCCCACGGCAGCGGGCCCGCCGTCCCCGGCGTCATGACGCGCGGCATCGAGGACCCCGAGACGTACTACTACCGCCGCTACCTCACCGACGCCGTCCGCGCCGTCGACGCCACCCGGCGCCTGCCGGGCGTCGACCCCGACCGGCTCGCCGTCGTCGGGACCAGCCAGGCGGGGGCGGCGGCGCTCGCCGTCGCGGGCCTGCGCGACGACGTCGCCGCCGTCGTCGCCCAGGTGCCGTTCCTCTGCGACGTGCCTCGCGCCATCACGGTCACGGACGAGTCGCCGTACCGGGAGGTCGCGGACTACCTCGCCCGCCACCGCGACCGGGAGGAGCAGGTGCTGCGCACCCTGTCGTACGTCGACGGGGTCGTCATGGCCCGCCGTGCGACGGCGCCCGCCCGGTTCTCTGTCGCGCTCATGGACGCCGTCACGCCGCCCTCGACCGTCTTCGCCGCCCACAACGAGTACGGCGGACCGGCACGGCTGCGGGTGTGGCCGTACAACGGCCACGAGGCCGGGGAGGCCGACGACCTCGCCGAGTCCATCGCCTTCGTCTCCGACGTCCTCGGGAGCCCCGCGTGA
- a CDS encoding ANTAR domain-containing protein yields the protein MTEGIGRPGAAGPLSSTVERLRDEVEGLHRSKQHRAVIEQAKGVLMGRDGVDAATAFQRLRQQARDSNRRLVDVAADELAQRGSGAMGAGPAPTSLPDLSPDRTRAPAPTSPGESPAGTATSVGRPQPGRPSQRFDRSLVLLAAAAREATDAWRLLEVLRAHAQPVGADRAVLLSLGPDASLALVAHSGLPENVAQRWQHIPLTVDFPASHAARTGVPVFEDDLDAALERWPLLRRGRSPLGAFCDVPVVAGGVVVAVVGLGWPAGTPIDGAARLLLRSAVRTLADDIVRVLPPVGVHVLTAAEVAPADPAVRLALDAVEDECVLLLPHAREDDSEAGERAAEAAEAQAAAGAVTPSRLLLAWGNRAARDAAAGGGAGHRFGRTVGEVAPDVVESPLWQAVRHAVAGATPAPPVHTDRWFWGPVAARRITVHPLYHGALLVARPLPRGEHVPGAAGPP from the coding sequence GTGACGGAAGGCATCGGTCGGCCCGGCGCCGCCGGGCCGCTCTCGAGCACCGTCGAGCGGCTCCGCGACGAGGTGGAGGGCTTGCACCGGAGCAAGCAGCACCGTGCGGTGATCGAGCAGGCGAAGGGCGTCCTCATGGGGCGCGACGGCGTCGACGCCGCCACCGCCTTCCAGCGGCTGCGGCAGCAGGCTCGCGACAGCAACCGCAGGCTCGTGGACGTCGCCGCCGACGAGCTCGCCCAGCGCGGGTCCGGCGCCATGGGCGCCGGCCCGGCGCCGACCTCGCTGCCGGACCTCTCCCCCGACCGGACCCGTGCCCCGGCCCCGACGTCCCCGGGCGAGTCCCCGGCCGGTACCGCGACCTCGGTCGGCCGGCCGCAGCCGGGTAGGCCGTCGCAGCGGTTCGACCGCTCGCTGGTGCTCCTCGCCGCCGCGGCACGGGAAGCCACGGACGCCTGGAGGCTCCTCGAGGTGCTGCGGGCGCACGCGCAGCCCGTGGGCGCCGACCGGGCCGTGCTGCTCTCGCTCGGGCCGGACGCGAGCCTCGCGCTCGTCGCCCACAGCGGCCTGCCGGAGAACGTCGCCCAGCGCTGGCAGCACATCCCGCTGACTGTCGACTTCCCCGCCTCCCACGCCGCTCGGACCGGTGTGCCGGTCTTCGAGGACGACCTGGACGCCGCTCTCGAGCGGTGGCCCCTGCTGCGCCGCGGACGCTCGCCCCTCGGGGCCTTCTGCGACGTTCCCGTCGTCGCCGGCGGTGTCGTCGTCGCGGTCGTCGGCCTCGGCTGGCCCGCCGGCACCCCGATCGACGGCGCGGCCCGGCTGCTGCTGCGCTCCGCCGTGCGAACGCTCGCGGACGACATCGTCCGCGTGCTGCCGCCCGTGGGGGTGCACGTGCTGACCGCGGCCGAGGTCGCGCCGGCCGACCCCGCCGTGCGCCTCGCGCTCGACGCCGTCGAGGACGAGTGCGTCCTGCTGCTGCCACACGCGCGGGAGGACGACTCCGAGGCGGGCGAGAGGGCCGCCGAGGCGGCGGAGGCACAGGCCGCCGCCGGGGCGGTGACGCCCTCGCGGCTGCTCCTCGCGTGGGGCAACCGCGCCGCGCGGGACGCCGCCGCGGGCGGTGGTGCCGGGCACCGCTTCGGCCGGACGGTCGGAGAGGTCGCGCCCGACGTCGTCGAGAGCCCGCTGTGGCAGGCGGTGCGCCACGCGGTCGCCGGGGCGACGCCGGCGCCTCCGGTCCACACCGACCGCTGGTTCTGGGGTCCCGTCGCGGCCCGTCGCATCACGGTCCACCCGCTGTACCACGGCGCGCTGCTCGTGGCCCGCCCGCTCCCCCGCGGTGAGCACGTGCCGGGTGCGGCGGGCCCGCCGTAG